The uncultured Desulfatiglans sp. DNA window AGATCACGAAAAGATCACTATCAAGGTCAATCCGAGAGATCTCGAAGTAATCAAGGATACAACGGTTCGCAATCCGGACTTTTTTGACAACCTCGGACATGTCCAGTTCGAGGAGGACCCCGGATTGGGCGATGGCGGCTGTGTGATTGAAACGGCGCTGGGAGAGATCGACGCAAGGATAGAGCGGCAGCTGGAGGCAGTGGAAGAGGCTTTCCGGGCTGAGATGATGACGCATTCTTCGGCCGGATAGCGGCGAAGCAGATTCATGGGACAGGGAGCAAGACCGAGGAGGGTGAATGGTCCCGATTATCGATTTCAGCAAGTACCATCGTACCCTGCAGCACCATAGCCCGATCCGGGCCATCGGCCGCGTGACGAAGGTTGTCGGATTTTTGACGGAGGCAAACGGCCCCGTTTCAAGTGTCGGCAGCATCTGCGAGATTTACAGCCGCGAGTGCGCTTGCCGGATCACTGCGGAAGTCCTTGGTTTCAGGGATGACAAGGTTCTGTTGATGCCACTTGGGGATCTCCACTCCATTTCACCGGGCAGCCGCGTGGTTTCAAGGCAGGGGCGCGCAACGGTGCCGGTCGGCGAACGGCTGCTTGGAAGGGTGGTGGACGGGATGGGCTCGCCTATTGATGGTAAAGGCCCCATTGGGGCGGATGCGAAGTATCCCATTTATGCAGAACCGTTGAATCCCCTTCTGAGGAAAAGGATCGAACGTCCTCTAGATGTAGGCGTCCGAGCAGTGAATGGACTCCTGACGATCGGCCGTGGTCAGCGGATGGGAATCTTTGCTGGATCCGGTGTGGGCAAAAGCGTGCTCCTTGGGATGATGGCCCGCAACACAACGGCGGATGTCAATGTGATCGCCCTGATCGGTGAGCGGGGGCGTGAGGTTAAGGACTTCATAGAAAAACACCTTGGGGAAGAAGGGCTGCGGCGCTCTGTAGTCGTGGTGGCAACCAGCGATTGCATGCCAGTTATCCGGATGCGCGGGGCCTTCATTGCGATGGCGATCGCCGAATATTTCCGTGATCGCGGCCAGCAGGTCCTGTTGCTGATGGATTCCATTACGCGCTTTGCCATGGCCCAACGAGAGGTCACCTTGGCTGCGGGAGAGCCGCCCACGACAAAGGGATATACCCCTTCCGTCTTCGCTCAATTGCCCCGACTGCTCGAGCGGGCGGGGACCTCTGCGGGCGCAGGGAGCATTACCGGGCTCTACACGGTGCTGGTCGAAGGTGATGACATGAACGATCCGATTGCAGATTCAGTCCGTTCCATATTGGATGGACACATCGTCCTATCAAGGGATCTGGCGCATCAACGGCACTATCCCGCCATTGATATCCTCGGGAGCATCAGTCGTATAATGGACGATATTGTCAATGCTGGAGTCCAGAAAAATGCTGATGAAATCAAAAGAATCCTGGCAGCTTATCGGAAGGCTGAGGATATTATAAATATTGGAGCATACGCTCGCGGAAGCAACAAAGATATCGATTATGCAATCAAAATGATTGATAAAATCAAATTTTTTTTGCAGCAGGATAAAAATGAAAGGGTATCATATGAACAGAGTATAGAAGAAATGGATCGGATACTTAAGTATGATTAAATGTATCTAATTGGTAAATGATTTATTTTGTTAATTGCGATATCAATTTGCAAGTTTGCTTTTGCAGAGCTTACTAGATTGTGTCCATACGGAAATGATTTCGCGGTAGGACTAAGTTCCCGAGTAAGAACATAAGTTGTTTTATATTTGCAAAACTTTCTCATTTCTGGATAGTAATCAATTAAGGATATCGAATGTACAAATTTCCTCTATATGCTGTTTTGAAAAATGAAAAAATTAGAGAGGAATTAATTGAGAAAGAATTGAATGATTGTTATTTGCTGTTGTTCAACACTAAAAACAAATTAGATAAAATCAGTTTTAAACGATCAAGCTACATTAGATTGCTTGAATTAAAGCAGGAGTCAGGTAGCGATGCCTCGTTGTTGATCTTGTATAGTGATTATATCGATCAGCTATCCTTGGAACTTGAGAGAATTGAGAAAAGAGTGCGGCAGCTCGAAGCTGAAAAAGAGGATAAACGACAAGAGCTTCTCCATGTCGTAAAAAAGCGCAATATTCTTGAAAAATTGGAAGAAAAAGGAAAAAAAGCCCATGAAAGTTGCCTTTTGAGAAATGAGCAAAAATTGCAGGATGAGGCAGCCATGCGCGGGAGCACCGGTATGAGGCAATCTGCCCCGAAGTTATGAGCAGGAGAGGTGATTCGAGCAAGAGATGATCCCTTTATTGTGGTTGGATGCGCCGGCAAGCATACTGGCGGAAGGCGTTGACGGGAACGGTGAATGGATTTTTGGTACGCGGGAGCGCGGGATCGAGGATTGTACGTTCCCCGCTTTTCTCGCTTCCGCCATGCCCTCGGAGAACTCTGCCTGTAAAAATAGGCTTGCCGTCCAAGAACTGACCTGCGGATGGCCATCTGGGGCTGAGAGGCCGTATGTAAAAATCTTTGGCAAAGGTAATGTTTTGCCGCCGGCTGCAGGCGAGGTTGAACGGCCGGGAACGGAATTCAAGGAAAAGCGGATCATTTCAGGAGATTCTCCCATGCCCGAGGTGGGCAGCTCAGGTTTGTCGAATGGTTCGGGTGAAGCCTTCTTCTATGATAAAGCCGGGAGTGCGGCGATGGTTCAGGTGATCCCGCAGGAGGGGGAACTTGTCCGGAGGGGATTGTCCTATTTGGGTTGGCATGCTGCGGAATTCGAGGGTGAGGTGGCCCTGATCGATAGGCCGGTGGCGATGAGTCGATCTGATTCATGCGCAGGTGTCGTTCTGCCGCCGGGGAGTGAAGAGACCGACAAAGGGGGTTTTGAAAGGTTTGTACCTCCATCGGATCCTTTTGAGGACACGTGTCAGGAGGGCGACGAGGACCTGAAGAACGTTTTCCATCCCTCGGAAGAAGAGCAGGCGGCGAGCGACGGTGGCGGGGCCGTTCTTGGTATCGGGAAGGAGTCTTCTTCGGAGAAGGTTGGTGTTTCGGCGGTTGATCGAATCGTTCCGGCTGCAACCCGGCCATTGGTGGATACCGGGAAGAGGAAACCGGATGACGGGACGGAGAATGCTCGGGGCTATACCCCCGCGCAGAGCGGATTTTCTGAAATGCCTGGGGTATGGAGGGATTCCCGTCTACCGGGAGCGGCTGCCATTCAGGGCGTATCCACGCGGCTTGATGCTTCGGTTTTCCATACTGGCGTGGCTGATAGGGCTGACGGCCTCCTGACGTTTTTCGGGTCAAACCACAAAGGCTTTCAGGAATTGAGCGAAAGAAAATCTGTTCCGAATATACCCCGGTCATATTTATCTTCGAGGGATGTCGCAAAGGAGAAGAGATTGTTTGTAACTGCAGGCGGGCTTCCCAAGCCGGGTGTGATCCGATGGTTTGATTCCGGAGCCGCGGAGTATGAGTGTGAAGAGAAGACGGTACATGGTTTCATCAGGCGGGAGGAGATGTCCGGGTCGATTCTGAGCAGCGAGCAGGCCGATTCGCTGGAAGGCGCCTTGAAGAAGACGGAGCGGTCGATGCAATGTATGGCCGGTCGAGACGGGGCCTCGACAGTTCTGCCTGCAGCCCGCGTTTGGCGTGGAAACGAGGTGTCCGGAAGAGAGCAGGCGGGAGGATCTTTTCGAAGGATGGATGTCTCCATCCAAAGTGTGATGATGTCGGAGAAAATGGACGAATCGGAAAGCGTTGATGATCCGATGCGCCTTCACCGGGTGTCGCGAATC harbors:
- the fliI gene encoding flagellum-specific ATP synthase (Evidence 2a : Function from experimental evidences in other organisms; PubMedId : 1482109; Product type e : enzyme), which codes for MVPIIDFSKYHRTLQHHSPIRAIGRVTKVVGFLTEANGPVSSVGSICEIYSRECACRITAEVLGFRDDKVLLMPLGDLHSISPGSRVVSRQGRATVPVGERLLGRVVDGMGSPIDGKGPIGADAKYPIYAEPLNPLLRKRIERPLDVGVRAVNGLLTIGRGQRMGIFAGSGVGKSVLLGMMARNTTADVNVIALIGERGREVKDFIEKHLGEEGLRRSVVVVATSDCMPVIRMRGAFIAMAIAEYFRDRGQQVLLLMDSITRFAMAQREVTLAAGEPPTTKGYTPSVFAQLPRLLERAGTSAGAGSITGLYTVLVEGDDMNDPIADSVRSILDGHIVLSRDLAHQRHYPAIDILGSISRIMDDIVNAGVQKNADEIKRILAAYRKAEDIINIGAYARGSNKDIDYAIKMIDKIKFFLQQDKNERVSYEQSIEEMDRILKYD
- a CDS encoding hypothetical protein (Evidence 5 : Unknown function), which codes for MRKFCKYKTTYVLTRELSPTAKSFPYGHNLVSSAKANLQIDIAINKINHLPIRYI
- a CDS encoding conserved hypothetical protein (Evidence 4 : Unknown function but conserved in other organisms), producing MYKFPLYAVLKNEKIREELIEKELNDCYLLLFNTKNKLDKISFKRSSYIRLLELKQESGSDASLLILYSDYIDQLSLELERIEKRVRQLEAEKEDKRQELLHVVKKRNILEKLEEKGKKAHESCLLRNEQKLQDEAAMRGSTGMRQSAPKL
- a CDS encoding hypothetical protein (Evidence 5 : Unknown function), with the translated sequence MIPLLWLDAPASILAEGVDGNGEWIFGTRERGIEDCTFPAFLASAMPSENSACKNRLAVQELTCGWPSGAERPYVKIFGKGNVLPPAAGEVERPGTEFKEKRIISGDSPMPEVGSSGLSNGSGEAFFYDKAGSAAMVQVIPQEGELVRRGLSYLGWHAAEFEGEVALIDRPVAMSRSDSCAGVVLPPGSEETDKGGFERFVPPSDPFEDTCQEGDEDLKNVFHPSEEEQAASDGGGAVLGIGKESSSEKVGVSAVDRIVPAATRPLVDTGKRKPDDGTENARGYTPAQSGFSEMPGVWRDSRLPGAAAIQGVSTRLDASVFHTGVADRADGLLTFFGSNHKGFQELSERKSVPNIPRSYLSSRDVAKEKRLFVTAGGLPKPGVIRWFDSGAAEYECEEKTVHGFIRREEMSGSILSSEQADSLEGALKKTERSMQCMAGRDGASTVLPAARVWRGNEVSGREQAGGSFRRMDVSIQSVMMSEKMDESESVDDPMRLHRVSRIVVETSPGKDICGNTSVNAEESMSEGHSDPLKGFERYAGDQAQSGAEHRSPRPVNRPLLSLSDEQGRDLSELERSGEISKGSGTGKEVPDIGRMDGPAFTSREFAIRRGVVQGDLSLKVSRSGDKTLVSSDWDEGAEYPLDRGVSSNVVVRGVEEEPFAADLNQRVASPGEGRPDFGASSPGRRGGAVIREEAQLLNAGWGSAGGEASTVRNRSCPEIPSAPDPETKSLVHSVKIAEVGRFLLNSVFSSAKGGGEILLQLSPDHLGRLRIRIATEGRKVSVRMAAENATAKDLLESQIGHLRVELQGRGLEMARFEVVVEHVSDRPEGGWPEDGFTRGREEQRRQKEKKILDPPRRASSLAPVSPAVDGDVNFYA